The following coding sequences lie in one Littorina saxatilis isolate snail1 unplaced genomic scaffold, US_GU_Lsax_2.0 scaffold_874, whole genome shotgun sequence genomic window:
- the LOC138956063 gene encoding uncharacterized protein — MTTLTSVCCTVVLVVCVLSRAALALNERETRCVVDCSIFGESRFCACADVIRPASVDSLEKRSGVRVPFRFGKRGSVAKRQQRQPFRYGKRSFAGSADLSDYNSRLPSAYDFLEEDM; from the coding sequence ATGACGACCTTGACCTCAGTGTGCTGCACGGTGGTGCTGGTGGTGTGCGTGCTGTCGCGGGCAGCACTGGCCCTGAACGAAAGAGAAACACGCTGCGTCGTGGACTGCTCCATCTTCGGGGAATCACGATTCTGTGCCTGCGCTGACGTCATTCGGCCCGCGTCCGTCGACAGCTTGGAGAAGAGGAGTGGAGTGCGGGTGCCCTTCCGGTTCGGCAAGCGTGGCTCGGTGGCCAAGCGGCAACAGAGACAGCCTTTCCGTTACGGCAAGAGGAGCTTTGCTGGCTCTGCGGACCTCAGCGACTACAACTCTAGACTTCCAag